CAAACTATTCTCCAACTTGGCATTAACATTACCATGACATTAACATGTTTTATTGTGGCCATTGAATCTTTGGGCCAGTTTAACACCCAACAAAATTATGTCAGGCCCCTATGAGTGCTTTTGAATCCAGTTTCTACTTCCAGCATTAAGATATCCTGTGGGAGCAGCAAGAACATTTGGGTAGTGAAGTTGCAAATAGGTCAAAATTTTTTGCTCAGTTTCACAGCCAGATTTAGCAAGATTTGCTACATTGAAATTAGGACTGGGATTGGTATGTTTTATTTTGTTTCACTCTGAGACTAAAAAACGATTGGAAAATGGGCTTTATGCTCATGTTACCCTTTGAAACAATTAACGTCATCTGTCAACTTTCAGCAGAGGTGATGCTATCTAGTAGATTAGAAAGTGTACAACACAGGGGTATTCTGTACATGCACCACTATTCAGCCGTAtctggctgcatttacacaggcagcccaattctgatctttttttcgcCAATTGGTCTTTTGACATCACTGATGTGATcgatcaaaagaccaattagtgaaaaaaagatcagaattgggctggcTGTGTAAACGCAGCATTTGAGACTTGAACCACGATTAGGGCCATGCTTTTTGGTCGGTTTTTGGAGGGGGCACTTAGCTTTTACCGTTATTTCCAGCATGATCCACTAGGTTTGCTGCAGGTTAAAAAAATCCTAGGAAATATTATACAGAAATCCATAGCTTATTTTTatttagaagaagaaaaaattcATTCCCACAAAAAAATTAAAGATATAAGTGAATTTATGTCCATCATCCCCCGATTCAGAATACATCATTTTCATAGTTATGGCATGCTTTGTGTAAGCATAATATATCATTCATAttataaaaaattaaatacagatACAGAATATGCCTTCTTCATAGTCATGGAATGCTTGGTTCAATAACTATCGATGAGAAAACAGAATATCCACGGAATATCTGATATAAAACTAATTTTACCTCTGTGGCCTGCCGGACCTTTTGGAATAGAGATACACGCCTTTTCTTATCAGGGAGAAAAGGAACATAATCACGTCTGTGCCATGACCTGTCGGTAAACTATTGGAGTTATAAACAGGTCCCAATACAGACCTGTATGATTAAGCATTTGAACATTTTGCACCTGGAACTAATCACAACTATGTATTTCCCACCAAAACTAAATGGTGCGTTTGATTAACCCTCCGTCTCCAAAAATGCATTGCTGACAGGCCGACATAAATGTACTGTAAGATAATGTTGCTGATAGTGAgactattattactatcattaaTAATCACACCGGGTGATGTCTAATGAAACATATTGAACCCCCAGAAAGAATTCTGTTGCACACAGTGTCTAGGCCTACTTTGTAAAAGGTCTACCAAGTGTTTTGCTTGCTTAGAGGCCTAACACTACTGTTAGAACATGAGCTATTTTAGGCTCCGTCATGCAATTGGTTGAATTCATTTTAGGCTCCGTCATGCAGTTGGTTGAATTCATTACAGGGTTGGGTTGCCTCTTCTCTGGACATTATCAGCGCAGCAGACAAACTTTACCAGCTGCCTAGGAGCAAGAGGGCCCCAATGTATGAGAGAAGTTTGAGTAAAATATAGTGTGTAATCTTTTTTGACCATTATCATTACTTTACTCGTGGAGGAAGATATAGGGTACATTTGAGACCATAATAAGTGAGAAGTCCATACAGGGCGTCAAAGGTTTGCCCCCTGCGTGCGACACAGGAATAATGGACATCGCACCCACTGCAGATGCAGCCACTGCCAAACCTGAACCCACTGCTATGGAGGAGTCAGATCCGCAAGAGGCGCAAGAGCCCCGCACATCGGAGAAGATTGACTTGTCACTAGGTTGGACATTTTCTCATGATTCTTTGCAGTGTGCGTGTTAACCAATCAAATGTTGTTCCAGTAAACAAAGCATAGTCAAGTTCATGTCTTCATGTGTTCCATAGTGCAACGATAATTGCTATATTATTCAATCTTGTTGAACAATAAAACAAAATGCATTCGACACAAGTAGGCATCTTGGTGTGACATGGACCTGCACCACACGTTACATAGCCCGCACGTCAACAATCTGATTTCTTATTCTCCTTTAGTCTTTATGCAATATGCCACTTTAAACTGTAGTGCTTTAATGGAGATGTAGGCCTGCTATTAAAACACCATCCAGTTGAGATCTTAGGGGAGCTCATCCATTATTGTCATGTTGAGTTGAACATTGCAGACATAATGCCACTGTAATTTTGGACCCCATTAGCTCCCCTAACATGTAATGGATTTGGCTTCTCAAGTGACAAGTTAAAGTGAGTGATTTCAGCTTGGAGTGCATGCTTCAATTGTCAATGACTACTCTCATCTGAAACACAGCTTTACTTTCCTGTTCCCAGATGACATCATCAAACTGAACAAAAAAGAGAACAAGGCCAATAAGGCTGCCAACAAGGCTCGGGACCGACGCACCACAAGCAAAAACACTGTCCTCAAGAAACTGGACAGGGCAGGACAACAGCAGACATTTCCTTTCAGACGTGGTCCTTATCAATTCCAGCAAGGTACGCCTACTGTATTGGTTGCACATCGCTTTACATATCCCTCCATATGAAGACATTCATCATTACCATATCATCACCCTCTTGGAGAAAGGAGCTGATTATACTATAACTCTTTTTTTAGGACCCTACAAATCACGTTACATGGGACCCCCCATTCCTGGCTATTACAGAataaagccatatctcagaaAGACACCTTTTGGAGCACATCACCTCAAAGGTGTGAGCCCTTTAAAAAGACCTCCTTTGAACACAAAGGTATGTGCACAGAAAATGACTGACATTTGCACTTTTCCAATATGTGAATATGATGCAATGTAGTAAGTGCACACACTGAGTCCGATGTGACAAAAGGTCTTTTTTTTTAAACCCTCAGGAAGGAGCACAGTTCGGAAAACGTAAACCGTTGTTCAAGGGTGCGTTTTATCAACCATACAGAGATCCTCCAGGGGCTTTGAGAAGGTACAGCATGTTTGCTTAATGCATTATCACAGCACTTTTATAATGCGTAAGATTCTCTTAGACTCTGAAATGGCTTTCCTTCTCTCTGAGCACATGGGTTTTATGTGTGTATAGTATATACATGATGTGTATGTATGTCATTATGTTATGTTTGTGTAAACACAGGATTTGTGCATCAGGTGTGCAGTTAAGAAACATTCAAATGAGTAGCTTCAGGGTCAGATGGACTTGAGCTTTGGGAACCTACTCTAGTCTTATGTAAATGTATGAAGGCCTGGACTCCTTTTCTTCCAATATGGAAAATTATATTAGCAATTTACTGAGTTATGACATGATTTTGATAGATAGGTTTATTTGTGAAACACATTGATTCCATTTGTTCACAATTCCATGCACTTTTAGGGATGTCGCTAGGGATATTGTTTGTCTttttcatttgttttgtacaGTCTCTTTATGGGCATGATTCTTGTGTCACTGTATTAGGCCTCCTCCCCAATTCAGAGGGCAGAAGAAGCCACCATTCCAGCCCAAACAGAGACAGGGCGGTGTGAAGCCATTCATCCTAAACAGAGGGGTATTTTGTTATTTTCACATTTATAACACTTATATACAACCTTTAGTAGGCCATGCGATTCAGAGGAATGAATGTACAGTATCTCTGCACTTACATTAAGAGCCATGCTAACTGAGGTCATGTTCAGCATGAGTAAAACAAGGCATATTACTGGGTACTgttcaatgaacactgtttttttatggtttgcAATAGATGATCATAGTATGGTCTCTAATACCTACAAATTCATGTGAATGAATACACAGAATAATAGTAAAAGACACCCTTACATGTACATTTTATCATCTTCCCCTCCTTCTAGTTTCCTGCAGCAAATGGAAAAATGGATAAGTACCAAAAGGTTAGAAGGTGAGGTAACATCACTGTCGTTGCTTGTGACAAATAAACCAAATTATATTGGTAGAATTGCTCATTATTATACGTTCTCATAACATTACCTGCAATAGCTGGAAAAAGGCGCCCTCCGGTGTTTCTACCTTGACGGTGTCACTGCCCAACTCAGAGCCCGCGTGAGTTGCACATACATTAGTACACACTGCAGCCATGTTTTACAGAAAGGCCTTTGTGGGTTCTGTCCAAAACAAACGTTTTATTACTAATTATGTGCATTCAAAAGCTAATCCTTATCTGTCCTGTGTCCTTACCTGATCTCTCTCAGGGCCAAGGCTAAGCAGGCCACAGTGCTGGACCGATCCAGTCCATCAGGGGTGTCTCCCCAGCCCAAAGGCATCCCTCTCAGATTTAACTTCAAGGCCACTATAAATCAGGTGATATGCCATTACCAGTATTTAGAACATTTCAATGTCTTTAGCATAGAGAGCCTATGAAATTCAGATTCTAATTCTGTCTTTCCACCAGCTACCTTCTCCTTATAAATAATGAATGTCACCTTGACTGTTTCCTGGTTTTCAGACAGGAGTGACCCTCAATGACCGCTTCACTGGTATGAGGATCTGGGCAGGCCTAGGACAGGGTCCACAGTGGGGCAGTGGCAGGGGAAGAGGCAGAGGCCGAGAAGGCCGGACTGTCATCCTACAGTGATCATTGAG
Above is a genomic segment from Oncorhynchus masou masou isolate Uvic2021 chromosome 12, UVic_Omas_1.1, whole genome shotgun sequence containing:
- the LOC135549143 gene encoding UAP56-interacting factor-like, whose protein sequence is MDIAPTADAATAKPEPTAMEESDPQEAQEPRTSEKIDLSLDDIIKLNKKENKANKAANKARDRRTTSKNTVLKKLDRAGQQQTFPFRRGPYQFQQGPYKSRYMGPPIPGYYRIKPYLRKTPFGAHHLKGVSPLKRPPLNTKFGKRKPLFKGAFYQPYRDPPGALRRPPPQFRGQKKPPFQPKQRQGGVKPFILNRGFPAANGKMDKYQKVRSWKKAPSGVSTLTVSLPNSEPAAKAKQATVLDRSSPSGVSPQPKGIPLRFNFKATINQTGVTLNDRFTGMRIWAGLGQGPQWGSGRGRGRGREGRTVILQ